One Corynebacterium tuberculostearicum DNA window includes the following coding sequences:
- a CDS encoding PPA1309 family protein, with the protein MSSPELSQPALNRAMTEAVEFVHAEGWDARPTIFALVPTHLVADQLAALDEEDAAPLTLIVQDNVPENIEPGSEQLADYVSRLAWPREVAGVILAQEIKFRDTSSEDPSPRPARLYSGALREEGIETTLLQLRPTEEELEAAGPFAEDDIQLRGGPQVAPGVIAALRYGLNQDPDELD; encoded by the coding sequence ATGAGTTCCCCCGAATTATCACAGCCAGCTTTAAACCGCGCGATGACCGAAGCCGTGGAATTCGTCCACGCCGAAGGCTGGGACGCCCGCCCCACCATCTTCGCGCTGGTTCCCACCCACTTGGTAGCCGATCAGCTTGCCGCACTCGATGAAGAGGACGCCGCACCGCTTACCCTCATCGTGCAAGATAATGTGCCCGAAAACATCGAGCCCGGTTCAGAGCAGCTGGCCGATTATGTCTCCCGCCTGGCCTGGCCGCGAGAGGTTGCCGGCGTCATCTTGGCCCAAGAGATTAAGTTCCGCGATACCTCCAGCGAGGACCCCTCCCCTCGCCCGGCGCGCCTTTATTCCGGTGCGCTGCGCGAGGAAGGCATCGAAACCACGTTGCTGCAGCTGCGCCCCACCGAGGAGGAGTTGGAAGCAGCCGGACCGTTCGCGGAAGATGACATCCAGCTGCGCGGCGGCCCCCAGGTAGCTCCGGGGGTCATTGCGGCCTTGCGCTATGGGCTGAACCAAGACCCGGATGAGCTAGATTAG
- a CDS encoding beta-N-acetylglucosaminidase, translated as MRRITLTRLTATRATAAALLLGVGVSTAACSSDDAAPADAPVETAPAGAESTAPAADTAEETSTASSSSSTVASSAESSAAESSGVSEGASASKEPGNEKLEKSVAKAYDIFAPVAPKELFAHFDRCDSTGGDDSYNCSGPEVGQFQFFRSHSKAKQTTQVLTELRSSQVIEDDGDRVVGWSTLGTTAVITVVDNKEGMVMQQMISSDQEDPEEKIKELGLAK; from the coding sequence GTGCGACGCATTACTCTCACTCGCCTGACCGCCACCCGCGCCACCGCAGCAGCGCTTCTGCTGGGTGTAGGCGTGAGCACTGCCGCTTGTTCCTCGGACGATGCCGCGCCTGCCGACGCCCCCGTGGAGACCGCCCCTGCCGGCGCCGAGTCCACCGCCCCTGCGGCGGATACCGCTGAGGAAACCAGCACCGCCTCTAGCTCCTCTTCCACCGTTGCGTCCAGCGCTGAATCGAGCGCGGCGGAAAGCTCGGGGGTGTCTGAGGGGGCGTCGGCAAGCAAGGAGCCCGGCAACGAAAAATTGGAAAAGTCGGTGGCCAAGGCCTATGACATCTTTGCTCCGGTAGCGCCCAAGGAGCTCTTCGCGCACTTCGACCGCTGCGATTCCACGGGCGGGGACGATTCCTATAACTGCTCTGGGCCGGAGGTAGGCCAGTTCCAGTTCTTCCGCTCGCACTCCAAGGCCAAGCAAACCACGCAAGTGCTCACCGAGCTGCGCAGCTCGCAGGTCATCGAAGATGACGGCGACCGCGTCGTAGGCTGGTCCACCTTGGGAACCACCGCGGTCATCACCGTAGTGGACAATAAAGAAGGCATGGTTATGCAGCAGATGATCTCCTCCGACCAGGAAGACCCAGAAGAGAAGATCAAGGAGCTGGGCCTAGCTAAGTAG
- a CDS encoding YlbL family protein, producing MNSPASRRVRTIAWGAIPVVLTGALVSLDHIPGTDVSLTVPYAAEGPGPTVDTLGEVDGTQVVDVQAPHTYDTDGHLNMTTVSVRTNMTLAQALGRWIMTDDTIVPIDTVIPQNMSDKEVEESNKQAFTQSESAATVAAMDYLHLPVKITIAEVMDEGAAQGTLKKDDVITAVDGKEVSEPGEVQDVIKQKSPGDKVTLTVKRGGKEQEEEIELGENPHKKGQAMLGIAMLSVPQDDIKVKYNLQDIGGPSAGMMFTLAVIDKLNEEDLTGGKFVAGTGTIQEDGKVGPIGGIQHKIAAAHEAGAELFLAPKDNCSEAAASDHGDMPIAEVSTLDEAVSTMKDFADGKDIKTCQ from the coding sequence GTGAATTCTCCTGCTAGCCGTCGCGTCCGCACCATCGCATGGGGTGCCATCCCCGTCGTCCTCACCGGTGCGTTGGTATCGCTTGACCATATCCCCGGCACCGATGTGTCTTTGACCGTGCCTTATGCCGCTGAGGGCCCAGGACCCACGGTGGACACATTGGGGGAGGTCGACGGAACCCAGGTCGTCGATGTTCAGGCGCCGCACACCTATGACACCGACGGCCACCTCAACATGACCACGGTCTCCGTGCGCACCAATATGACCCTCGCGCAGGCGCTGGGCCGCTGGATAATGACCGATGACACCATCGTGCCCATCGATACCGTCATTCCGCAGAACATGAGCGATAAAGAGGTAGAAGAGTCCAATAAGCAGGCCTTTACCCAGTCCGAGTCTGCAGCCACCGTGGCGGCCATGGATTACCTGCACCTGCCGGTAAAGATCACCATCGCGGAAGTCATGGATGAGGGCGCGGCGCAGGGCACGCTGAAGAAGGACGATGTCATTACCGCAGTAGACGGCAAGGAGGTCTCGGAGCCGGGCGAGGTCCAAGACGTCATCAAGCAGAAAAGCCCTGGCGATAAGGTCACGCTGACAGTCAAGCGGGGCGGCAAGGAGCAAGAAGAAGAAATAGAGCTAGGGGAGAACCCTCACAAAAAGGGACAGGCAATGCTGGGCATCGCCATGCTCTCGGTCCCGCAAGACGATATAAAGGTCAAATACAACCTGCAGGATATTGGCGGTCCCTCCGCCGGCATGATGTTCACCCTGGCGGTCATCGATAAGCTCAACGAGGAAGATCTCACCGGCGGCAAGTTCGTGGCCGGTACGGGCACAATTCAGGAAGATGGCAAAGTAGGCCCCATTGGCGGCATCCAACATAAAATCGCTGCGGCGCACGAGGCCGGAGCGGAGCTCTTCCTCGCGCCGAAGGATAATTGCTCCGAGGCCGCCGCGAGCGACCACGGCGATATGCCCATCGCGGAAGTTTCCACCTTGGATGAGGCAGTGTCCACGATGAAGGACTTCGCGGACGGCAAGGATATTAAAACCTGCCAGTAG
- a CDS encoding zinc-dependent metalloprotease: MSNGFGFSFPNNDDDDNDGRRDQNPFGAFGGANGGGLGDMLNQFGQMLSGMGSSMNSPENSGPVNYDMAKRIALQQISQSKAVSADDTKAVEESVRLAELWLDDATYLPTASGTAKAWDSKQWLEETMPAWQRMVTPVAEHMNDAQLESMPEEAREMMGPMTKMMNQMSGMNFGMQLGHALGDLASQALTGSDFGLPIAPANTVALLPQTIQKVARELNVPGQEVLVYIAAREAARQRLFKHVPWLVERIVSSVEEYAIGLVIDTSHLEEVTRELNLESGDPQAIQDAMSKLQGMDLSPRITSKNTAAASRLETLLALVEGWAEHVVTEALGERIPSTSKLTQAWAHRRSTGGSAENAFSKVVGIELNAPKVSEAAELWRRATVAVGAEKRDKAWDHPDFLPTAEHLDNPAAFIDSLLDEGPDEGFEEEFAKLEEMLKNGEDTSAAQGDESKESEKPEDQDDKKEKGNEDEEN; encoded by the coding sequence ATGAGCAACGGATTCGGTTTTTCTTTCCCCAATAACGATGACGACGATAATGACGGACGTCGTGACCAGAACCCGTTCGGCGCATTCGGCGGCGCTAATGGTGGCGGCCTGGGTGACATGCTGAACCAGTTCGGTCAGATGCTGTCCGGCATGGGCTCTTCCATGAACTCGCCGGAAAACTCCGGCCCAGTCAATTACGACATGGCCAAGCGCATCGCCCTGCAGCAGATCTCACAGTCCAAGGCGGTAAGCGCGGACGATACCAAGGCCGTAGAGGAATCCGTCCGCTTGGCGGAGCTCTGGCTTGATGACGCCACCTATTTGCCCACCGCCTCCGGCACGGCCAAGGCTTGGGATTCCAAGCAGTGGTTGGAGGAGACCATGCCGGCGTGGCAGCGCATGGTCACCCCGGTGGCAGAGCACATGAATGATGCTCAGCTGGAATCCATGCCGGAAGAGGCCCGCGAGATGATGGGCCCCATGACCAAGATGATGAACCAGATGTCTGGCATGAACTTTGGCATGCAGCTCGGCCACGCCTTGGGCGATTTGGCCTCCCAGGCGCTGACCGGCTCCGACTTCGGCCTGCCCATCGCCCCAGCCAATACCGTGGCACTGTTGCCACAGACCATCCAGAAGGTCGCCCGCGAGCTAAATGTTCCTGGCCAGGAGGTGCTGGTTTATATTGCCGCCCGCGAGGCTGCCCGCCAGCGCCTGTTCAAGCACGTGCCCTGGCTGGTAGAGCGCATCGTCTCCTCCGTGGAGGAATATGCCATCGGCCTGGTTATTGATACCTCCCATCTGGAGGAAGTCACCCGCGAGCTCAACCTCGAGTCCGGCGATCCACAGGCAATCCAGGATGCAATGAGCAAGTTGCAGGGCATGGACCTCTCCCCGCGCATTACCTCCAAGAACACTGCGGCCGCATCCCGCCTCGAGACCCTGCTGGCACTGGTGGAAGGCTGGGCCGAGCACGTCGTTACTGAGGCACTGGGCGAGCGCATCCCGTCGACCTCGAAGCTGACCCAGGCATGGGCTCACCGCCGCAGCACCGGCGGTTCCGCCGAGAACGCTTTTAGCAAGGTGGTCGGCATCGAGCTTAATGCCCCGAAGGTCTCTGAGGCCGCTGAGCTATGGCGCCGCGCCACCGTCGCCGTGGGCGCGGAAAAGCGCGATAAGGCCTGGGATCACCCAGACTTCCTGCCCACTGCGGAGCACCTTGATAACCCGGCCGCCTTTATCGACTCCCTGCTGGACGAAGGCCCGGATGAGGGCTTTGAAGAAGAGTTTGCCAAGCTGGAGGAAATGCTGAAGAACGGCGAGGATACTTCTGCGGCGCAGGGCGACGAGTCCAAGGAGTCCGAGAAGCCGGAAGACCAAGACGACAAGAAGGAGAAGGGCAACGAGGACGAGGAGAACTAG
- a CDS encoding M48 metallopeptidase family protein, whose amino-acid sequence MSSTQPTAPQSPEVKVIRSAKRKKTVQARMVSGVLEVRIPAWMSARDERDAVADMLARVEKKQGSGRRTDAQLEERARRLNAAYLDGRATIGSIRWVSNQNTRWGSCTTSTADIRLSDRLQHVPDYVLDSVIIHELTHTFIPRHGRDFWQWADRAPHAERAKGYLEAYQRWGC is encoded by the coding sequence ATGTCGAGCACGCAACCTACCGCACCGCAGTCCCCAGAGGTCAAAGTCATTCGCTCTGCCAAGCGGAAGAAAACCGTGCAGGCGCGCATGGTATCCGGGGTGCTCGAGGTGCGCATTCCCGCGTGGATGTCCGCGCGCGATGAGCGCGATGCAGTCGCGGACATGTTGGCGCGGGTGGAAAAGAAACAGGGCAGCGGGCGCCGCACGGACGCCCAGCTCGAGGAACGTGCGCGGCGGCTCAACGCGGCGTATTTAGATGGCCGCGCGACCATCGGTTCTATTCGGTGGGTGAGCAATCAAAATACGCGGTGGGGTAGCTGTACTACCTCCACCGCGGATATTCGGCTGAGCGACCGGCTGCAACACGTGCCGGACTATGTGCTGGATTCAGTAATCATTCACGAGCTCACCCACACCTTCATCCCACGCCACGGGCGGGATTTTTGGCAGTGGGCGGACAGGGCACCCCACGCTGAGCGGGCGAAGGGCTATCTTGAGGCCTATCAGCGCTGGGGCTGCTAG